CCATGTCGTGGACGTACCGATTCTTTGAGAGCAAGGCGACCAAGGACGTCGTCAGCCAGCTCATCAATTCCTTCAACGGGCTGAGCAAGTACCAGGCGCTCACCGCCAAGATGGGCCACAGCGACGTCTCGAATGGCAAGGCGCGAGGCCTGGTGTTCTACGAAGAGCACGCCTCCATCAAGTCCATTCCTGGCGCGCCGGGCAAGCCCTGGCTCAGCACCCTCAAGGCCGTCTCCGCTGGCAGCAGCTACGAAACCGCCGCGGAGGAGATCTGCGCGCACCTGAACGGGCTCACCCCGGAGCAGGCCTCGCTCGCGCTCTTCTCGATGAGCGATATCTCCGGCTACACCTGCCACATGGGGCTGATCTACCCGACCAGCGTCAAGTAACCCGCCCGAAGCGACCTGGGACGGCGCCCCGAAGGGCGCTTCCGTCGCCGAGCGGTCAATCCCATCCACGACCCGCGACACCCACCTTTCACCAGGGGAGAACAGACATGGCCTGGACATTCAAATACATCGAAAAGAACGACGCGCGCGTCGTCATCACGAGCATGGCGACGGAGATCAGCCAACTGACCGAGAACGAAGCCGCGACGGCCAAGGCCGCCCACACGGATGCGAGGCATCGGGATTCGCGCGGCGCGGTGCTCTACAACAAGGACGCGGGAACCCCTCCGCCCTACAACCTGGAGGGCACCTGGACGGAGCGGCTTTGGACCTTCGACCCCGCCTCCGACTACACGACGAACCTCCTGGAGCTCTGCAAGTTCCTCAATGACGTGCTCACGCCGACCGAGGCCGCGTACGCCAAGTTCTCCATGAGCGATTACTACAACGGCACCTGCTACATGCTGTTGGTCTATCAACGGGCCAGCTGATCGCATTGCCAGACATTCCCGGTCAGTCCCAAGATACGGAGCGACACAATGGCCCAGGCAGCCACGATTCAAGGCGGAGATGCATCCAACGCCAACAACTTCCGCGACCCCCTCTCCAGCGACGTCAATCCACGGACGGGAAGGTTGCGCATCTCCGTCGCGGCGCCACGGCTGCCTGGGCTGGGAGGACTGGACGTGGATCTGGGCATTGACTACACCCAGAGCGACCAGGCACCTCCCAGGACCGTCCTGGGGCTGCCGGCGATGTGGCAGTTCCGGCTCAGCTACATCGTCGGCGGACGGATTGTCATCAATGGTTCTCAATCCCATGCGCTGGATCAGCGCTGGCCTTGCGGCATGAAGTACCACGTCCTCCAGGACATGAGCCTGGAGACCCTGAACAAGATGCCAGCGCTTCCCTTCGAGGAGGCCAAGGACCAGCGCTCCCTCAACATCCTGTCCTTCCTCGACGGACGGAAGCAGTACTTCGATCTCCACGGGCGGCTGATCGCCTCCGCGGACCCGCACGGCAACCACATCCTGTACTTCTACGAGGAGCCAGCGGACCGCTCCGTCTTCTTCACGCGCCTCACGCGCATCGTCGACACCTACGGCCAGACGGTCTCCTTCGAGTACCCGGCCAACGGCATCCAGATCACCCTGCCCCCCGGTGATGGGAGCGCGCAGCGGATCCTGTATGAGTTCGACTCGCCCACCGCGCTGAAGGCCTATCACGACCCGGCCGGAAGGAAGACCCTGTTCACCCACGGCGGCGGACAGCTCAACCGCCGGCTGCTCACCCGCATCCAGTCTCCCAACCAGTTCGAAACCCTCTTCACCTACAAGACGCTGGACGTCCGCAAGGAAGGGAAAGCAAGCCGCCTGGATGTCATCCACCAGGTCATCCGCAAGGCGCAGGGGATTGAACGCACCACTGAATACAATCTGGACCCGAACAAGGACCACCGGAACTACACCGGCAACCCCACCTACGAGCTGTCCTCCAAGGACACCTTGATGGAGAGCACGGACCACCGCTACCGCTACGTCACCACCGTGGATGACGGCGCCACCCTCACCCGCCGCACGTACAACCGGCTGCACCTGGAGCTGAAGACCGAGGTCTATTCCAAGAGTGATCCCGGCGACCTGATCACCACCACCCTCTTCACCTACCCGGGGCAAGGCGCCGACGTGTCCTTCCCTGCCCACAACGCCCTCCCCAAGTCCTACGAGCGGCCCGCCCAGGTGGAGGTGAGGACCTACGACGCCGGTCCCGGCGGCGACACGAAGCCCTATCGCGCCCGGAAGACGGTGAACGCCTACAACGACGCGGGGCAGCCGACCGCCACCGAGGTCTCCACGGCGGCCGCCGGAGGCGCCTTCCAGACAAAGCGCAAGGAGGTCCTCCAGTACGATCCACGCTTCGGGCTGCTGCTGCTGCACGACGTCCACGATTACCAGGCCACGGGCCTCATCAGCGCCCAGCCCGTCATCACCCGCGTCGTCCAGACGCTGAGCTCCGACGGCAGCCAGGTCGTCAGTACCCAGACAGGCTTCGTGACCGACGGGGCGTTCAGCGCCTCGCGCACCACCCGCTACGAATACGACGCCGCGGGACGGGTCACGCTCCAGACGGACACCGGGGCGTCCGGCACCGAGTCCTCCGCCCTCCAGACGGCGTACACGCACGCCCCCGGAAAACACCGGTTGACCGTCCAGCAGACCGACGCCGTGGGCGACGTCCGCAGCCAGGAGTACGACACCGCCACGGGCCTGCTCTCCTCCGAGACGAACGCCCGGGGCACCACCACCTACGGCTACGACACCCTGGGGCGCAAGAGCTCCACCGTCGATCCGCTGGGCGTCACCACCACCTGGACCTACGACGATGCGACCCGGTCCACCACGGTGGTGAACGCCAATGGCTACAGCGCCACCCTCCGGGACAATGGCTTCGGAGAGCTGCTCCTCCACACCGACAACGCCGGTCCCCAGGGCGCTGCCCGCGTTCACAACAGCCGGACTTATGACGCCCTGGGCCGTCTGATCCAGGAGACCGGCATCCTCGGCGAGGGCTCGAAGCTGACGTACGCCTACGATACCCGGGGCCGCCTGAGCCAGCTCACCGACAGCGAAGGCAACGTCAGCACCTATGCCTATGACGAGCTCCAGGGCAGCCAGACCGAGTTCTTCAACGGCATCAAGCTGCGGACCCAGTGGTTCGACGATGAGCAGCGCATCCTCCAGGAGGAGAGCTTCCAGGCCACGCCGGGCACCTCTCGCGCCACGCTCACCGGCCATGACGGCAACGGGAACGTCGTCCTCCAGAAGACGGGCACCCGGGCGGGCACCGCCGCCATCGCCTGGAACAGCACCCAGCGCATCACCCGCGACATCCTCGGCAACGAGGTGCGGACCGAGACCACGGGCAGTGACGGCACCACCGTCATCCACCTGGAGGACCGGGACCTCCACGGTCAGGTCCTGCGCACCACCCGCACGCTTCAGCGGGCCGGGCAGGCCAGCGCCGCCTCCGTCCAGGGCGAGACGTGCCGGTACGACGCGGCGGGCCACCTCCTGCAGGCATCCAATCCCCTGGGCCAGAACGAAACCCTGACGTACGAGCACGGCGCGGTGAAGACCCGCCAGGACCTGGCGGGGACGCTGTTCACCCGGACGTATGACGCCGTGGGGCAGCTCACCGAGGAGCGCTTCACGGAGGGCAACGTGATTCACCGGTTCGTCCGCGCCCATGACAACACCACCCGCCGGCTGACGTCCGTGGAACACCTGGCCGGAAATCAATCCCACGGCAGGATTGAGTACACGTACTCGCCAGAGGGACTGCTGACGTCCACCCGTTCGCTTCCGGAGGACAAGACGCTTCAGTGGGAGTACTCCGCCACGACGAATCAGCTGCGCTGCTTCACCGACGCGGCCGGGGTCGCGACCCGCTTCACCTATACCCGCGGCGGTCAGGTGGAGACGGTGAGCTCCGGGAGCGACGCGAGCGCGAAGACCCTCACCGTCGGCTACTACTCCAAGGCGGACTCCGCCGCGCACAGCGGCAAGGTCCAATCCCTGACCTTCAGCGGCGGCCTGGCCATCCGCTACCAATACGATGGCGCGGGGCGCGTCGCGACCGTCCAGGCGCGCGCGGGCACACAGGACGTGCTCACCGTCGCCTATTCGTATGACGAAGCCACGGGCTTCATCACGCGAAAGGTCTTCTCCTCCGCCCGGTCGCCCCAGGACGTCTCGCTCAACCACCAGGTGAGCTACCAGTATGACGGGCTCGGGCAGCTGCTCCACGAGGAGGTGCAAGACCCGAAGGGGGTCCTGCTCACGCGCCGGACCTACGGCTACGACGCCGCCGGCAACGTCACGCGCCAGACCCTGACCCGCGCGGGCCTTCCGGATGAGACCACGGGCTTCACGTACGACGCGGACAACAAGCTCCTCACGCTCCAGTTGGAGGGTGGCTCTCCACGAAGCCTGGCCTACGACCTGCTGGGCAACCTCACGGACGATGGCGCGGGGCGCACGTTCCAGTACAACGCGCTCGGTCAGCTGACGGGCTTCAAATCCAAGACCCTCAACTACACCTACACCTATCACCCGGACGGGCTGCGCAAGAGCAAGTGTCAGGCATCCCAGACGCCGGTGCGTTTCTATTACGACGGGCGACCGTCAGCCCGGCTCGTCAATGAAATCCAGGACGCCACGAGCGTCAGCCATGTCCAGGCCGGCGACCTCCGCTTCGCGCGTCAGGTGCCGGGACAGGACACGCAGGAGTTCCTCCACGACCAGAGCCATGTCGTGGCGGCGCTGACCGGGCAGGCCCTGTCGGGCGTCCGCTACGGCGCCTATGGCGAGCAGGAGCCCGTCGCGTCCGGGCCCCGGACCTTCCAGCTCCAGGACAATCCCTTTGGCTACAAGGGGGAGTACCAGGACGTGGAGTCGGGGCTCGTCTACCTGCGCGCGCGCTACTACGACCCCCAGCTCATGCGCTTCATCAGCCGCGACAGCGCGCCCCTGCTCAATCGCTACCAATACGCCCTGGGCAATCCTGTCATGCTGACGGACCCCTCCGGCAACCTGGCGTGGTGGGAATGGCTGACCCTGGGCGCCGCGCTGGTGGCCAGCGTGGTCGTGACCATCGCCACCGCTGGCGCCGGCTCCGCGCTGCTCGCCGGGGCGCTGGCCAGCACCAGCACGCTGGTCTCGTTGAGCGCGGAGGTGGGCATCGCGGTCGCCGCGGGCGTCGCCGGTGCGCTCGTGGGCAAGGGCGTGGAAGCGTTTGGCTACTCCGCCAGGGAAGGCCGCTGGGGGCTGGACCGGTACTTCGACAAGGAGCTGGGGATCGAGGTCGGGCTCGCCGCCATCAGCGGCGGGATCGGCGCCAAGGCCAGCTTCGTGGGCAACAAGGTCGTCGCGAAGGTGGTGGGGACGACCGGGCGCAAGGCGGTCGCCGCCCAGGCGCTGGTGGGGTTCGCGGTGGGCTCTGTCGAAGCGCTCGTCGCCGAGCCCCTGCTCCAGCAGTTCACCAAGGGCAAGGTGGACTGGGACGAGCGCATCTTCGGAGCCCTCGTCGGCGGAGGGTTCGCGGGGGCCGGAAGCACGTACCTGGGCGAGCGCGCCAGGCATCGCTACCTCCAGCGCACGCGGACCACGCCGGTCGTGGCGTTCAACCCGGGCACGACGGCGGGCCCCGCGATTTCGTTGGGGTCCGCCGGCGGGGCGGGGGACTTCGCCGCCATCCGGAGCGCCTACAGACAGCTGGACGCGGCCGGCCCCATCCGGGCCCCCAAGCCGCCCGCGGCCCCCGCGCAGTTCCTGCTTCCCGGCTTCCTTCCCTGAAACCCCGGCTGACCCCAAAAGGAGTCCTGCGTCATGGGACAGATTGACAAGGACGAGGGGGGCGACCCCTCCAACGCCAACAACTTCCGCGACCCCTTCTCCAGCGAGGTCAACCCCCGGACGGGCAAGCTGCGCATCTCCATCGCGGCCCCCGTCGTCCCGGGGCTCGGGGGGCTCGACGTGGACCTGGGCATCGACTACGTGCAGCTCGATGGCAGACAACCCCGGAGCATCCTGGGCCTGCCCCCGATGTGGAGCTTTCGCCTGAGCCACATCGTGGGCGGGCGGATCGTCATCCAGGGCTCGCAATCCCATACAGTGGACGCCCACTGGCCCAGCGGCATGAAGTACCACGCCCTCCAGGACATGAAGCTGGAGTCCTTCAACAGCCAGCCGGCGCTGCCCTTCGACGAGGCGAAGAGCCGCAAGTACCTGAGCGTCCTCACCCTGCTCGACGGCCGGAAGCAATACTTCGACCTCTGGGGCCGGTTGATTGCCCTTGCCGACGTCCACGGCAATCACATCCTCTACGAGTACCAGGCGCCTGACGACGCCTCCGTCCTCGGGACGAAGCTGCTGCGCATCGTCGATACGCATGGCCAGGTCTTCGCCTTCACCTATCCGGACGACGCCATCGAGATCTCCCTCCCCTCGGCTTCCGGACCGTCGCGCGGCATCCGCTACGAGTTCGACGCGGCCCGCCGCCTCAAGGCCTATCAAGATCCCGCCGGGCGGAAGACCTCCTTCACATACGCGGGAGGGCAGATCCTCAAGAACCTGCTCTCCCGGATCGACTCGCCCGAACAGCTCGCCACCACCTTCAGCTATGGCCTGCTCCAGGCGAAGGCGGACGCCACGGAGCGAAGGCTCGACGTCGTCACCGCGGTGACCCGCACGTTCCAGGGCGGCTCACACACCACGCGCTACCAGTACGACCCCGACGGAGACCACCACAACTACACCGGCCACCCGACCTACTCGCTCTCCTCCGGCGACGCGTTGCTGGAGAGCACGGACCACCGCTACCGGTACAGCGCCACCGTGGACGATGGCGTCACCCTCACCCGTCATACCTACAACCGGCTCCACCTGGAGACGCGGACCGACGTGCGTTCGAGCGCCACCTCCACGGACCTCATCGCCACCACCCTCTTCACCTATCCGGATCAAGGCGCCGACGGCAGCTTCCCCGCGATCAAGAAGCTCTCCGCGAACTACCAGATCCCCAGCCAGGTGGAGACCCGGACCTACAATCCCGGGGATGACAAGCACTTCCGCGCGCGCAAGGTGACCCAGACGTTCAACGAGGCGGGGCAGCTCACCCGCAGGGAGGAGGCCGTCGCGGCGGATGGCGTCACCTTCCAACAGGAGCGGGTGGAGACCTTCCGCTACGATTCTCGCTTCGGACTGGAGCTGGAGAAGGACGTCCACGACTCCCACGCCGGGGGCGAGTTCAGCGCGGCCCCCGTCATCACCCGCGTCGCCCAGGAGCTGAACGCCACGGGGAGCCTCGTCGCGAGCAGCGAGGTGGGCCTCGTCGAGTCGAACGTCTTCAAGCCCTCGCGGCGCCTGGTCTACACCCACGATGCCCGGGGGCGGCTCATCCGGGAGGAGCTCAGCCCCCCCGGCGCCAAGGCCGCCACCGCCGTCCTGGAGAACACCTACAGCCACGACGCGAAGTCATACCGCCTCACCGTCGTGTCGAAGGATCCCACGGGCGCGAGCAGGACCCGCCGCATCGACACGGCCACCGGCCAGGTCGTCTCCGAAACCGATGGACGCGGCAACACCCTGACCTACGCCTACGACGCGCTCGGCCGGAAGACGTCCGTGGTGGATGCGCTGAACATCACGACCCGCTGGACCTACGACGACGCCCAACGGACCCTCACCGTCCACAACGCCAACGGGTACGAGACCCGCGTCCAGTACAACGGTCTGGGGCAGGTGGTCCGCCAGGCCGACAATGCCGGCTCCAAGGGAGCGGAGCGCACGCTCTACAGCCGGGAATACGACGGACACGGCCGGCTCGTCGGCGAAACCGGCATCCTGGGTGAAGCCTCCCGGCTGACCCATGCCTATGACGACCGGGGACGGCTCCTCCAGGTCACGGACGCGGAAGGCAACGTCCGCGCGTATGAATACGACGAAGTCGCCGGCACCCAGACCGAGTCCTTCAACGGCCTGAAGACCCACCTGCGCCACATCAACGCCAGGCAGCAGATCACCCGGGAGGAGGCCTTCTCCACCGCCTCGGGCACCTCCCGCGTCACGTCCACCGGCCATGACGCCAGCGGACACGTGGTCTCCCAGCGGCAGGGGGAGCCGACCAGCGCCTCCCGCATCGAGCGACACATCACCCGGGACCTCCTGGGCAACGCGCTGCGGACCGAAACCCAGACAGGCGACGGCACCACGCTCATCCACCTGGAGGACCGCGATCTCTTCGGCAACCTCACCCTCACCACCCGGACGCTCCAGGTGGGCAAGCAGTCCGCCTCCGCCAGGGGCGAGCGCTTCCAGTCGGACGCGGCCGGCCGCATCACCCAGCTCACCACGCCCCTGGGCAAGAAGGAGACCTTCACCTACGACGCCAACGGCAACCAGACGTCGCGGACGGACCTCGCGGGCACCGCCTTCACCCAGACCTACGACGCCGTGAACGCGCTCTCCCAGACGGAGTTCCTGGATGGGAAGGTGAAACACAGGCTCGTGCGCACCCATGAAGCCACCACCCGCCGCCTGCTCACCCTGGAGCACTTCGAGGACGACACGTCCCGCGGCAGCATCACGTACACCTATACGCCCGATGGCCGGCTCACCTCCGCCCACCATCTCCCCGAAGACAAGCGCCAGAGCTGGGAATACTCCTCGCTGAGCAATCAGCTCACCCGCTTCACGGATGCCGCGGGCGTCTCCACCCTGTTCACCTACACCCCACAGGGGCGGCTCCAATCCCTGAAGACCGAAGGACAGCCGACTCAATCCCTCTCATTCTCGTACTACGGCAAGGCGGAGGACGCGGCCCACAGCGGCAAGGTGAAGACCCTCACGCTGGGCTCCGGCCTGTCCCTCGCCTATACCTATGACGGCTTTGGCCGCATCCTGACGACCACCGCGCGCGCAAGCGCCGTCGCCGGCACCAAGACCCTGGTCGAGATCAGCCACGGCTATGACGACAGCACCGGCAACCTCACCCGCCGGGTCTACTCCTCCGGGTACGCACCGCGGGACGCCGCGCTCAACCGGCAGGTGGACTATCAATACAACGGCCTGGGCCAGCTGACCCAGGAGCAGGAACAGGACGCCTCGGGCACGCTGCGCTCCCGCCGGACGTACGCCTACGACGCCGCGGGCAACGTGGTGAAACAGACCCTGACCCGCGCTGGCGTGAAGGACGAGGTCTCCCAGTACGAATATGACGCGGACAACAAGCTGACCTCCATCCAGGTGACAGGCGGCTCCACGCGGAATCTCGTCTACGACGCGCTGGGCAATCTCACCCAGGACGGTGCTGGCCGGAGCTTCACGTACAACGCCCTGGGCCAGCTCACGGGCTTCGTGGACGCCGCATCCCAGCGCTTCGCCTACAGCTACCAGCCGGATGGGTTGCGGCGGAGCAAGCGCCGCGCGAACGAAGCCCCCGTGCGCTTCTATTACGACGCCGCCGCGGCACCGAACATCACCACCGAGATCCAGGGGGAGGCGAGCGTCAGCCACCAGATGACGGGCTCCCTGCGCGCCTCGCGGCAGGTGCAGGGGAGCGACGCACTGGCGCTCCTCCATGATCAGAGCCACGTCGTGGCGACCCTCGCCGGGAAGACGCTCGCGGGCGACCGCTTCAGCGCGTATGGCGAAACGGACGGGGGCCCAGGCGATTTCACGCTCCAGGACAACCCATTCGGCTTCAAGGGCGAGTACCGGGACGCCGAGTCGGGCCTCGTCTACATGCGGGCGCGCTACTACGACCCGGGGCTCAAGCGGTTCATCTCCCGCGACAGCGTCCCCCTGTTCAACCGCTATGACTACGCCGATGGCAACCCGGTCATGATGAGCGATCCGACGGGGAACATGGCCTGGTGGGAATGGTTGACCCTGGGAGGCGCCCTGGTGGTGGGGGCCACGGTCACCATCGTCACCGCGGGGGTGGCGAGCGGGGTCTTCGCGGCGGCGCTCGCCAGCACCAGCACGCTGGTCGCCACAGGTACGGAGGTGGCCATCGCGATCGCCTCGGGAATCGCCGGAGCCATCGTGGGCAGCGCCATCACCGCCATTGGCACGTCCGCGGCGGAGAACCGGTGGGGCGCGGATCAGTTCTTCAACAAGGACCTGGGCATCAGTCTCGGCGTGGGCGTCCTGGGTTCGGGGATTGGCACCGCCTTGACCAAGGGAGGCCTGAAGGTCGCCTCAAAGCTCGTGGGAGAGGTCGGGCGGCGGTCGGCGGTCGGCAAGGCCCTCGCGGGGTTCGTGGGAGGCGGCTCCGAATCCTCGTTCAACTGGACGGTGTCCCAGGCGATCAGCAAGGGGCGCGTCGAGTGGGACCCGTCCCTGCTCCCCGTCGTCGGCGCGGGCGGCATCAGCGGTGCAACGAGCCAGTTCTGGGCAGCCCTCCGAAGCGCGGCATGGAAGCGCATGCACCGGGCGCGGGTGCGCGAGTTCGATGCGATCGCGGCCGTCGAATCCTACGACCCGACACACTTCACGCAGATCAATCCCGAACTCGATGTGCCCGTGTCGGGGGAAGCATGGTCCTCGCCTCCGAGCAGCCCTACCCCCAGCCTCTGGGACGGCTACTCGGAGCCCGGAGCCTTCCGCTTCTTCGGGTGAGCGCCGGCAGGCCCCGAAGCCTCGAAGCTCCGGGGCCTCCGGACGCTCAGGACTTGAGCTCCGGACGCGGCGAGGGCGTGGTCTCCGCGGGGGCCGACGCGTTGGCCCGCGCGTTCTGCTCCTCGATCCGCTGCACGACTTTGTTGAGCGGCGGCGCGTGGGCCCCGGCCGGGTTCTCCGTCTGGGCCCGGCGTGCCTCGCGCTCCTTGTAGCGGCGGATGGCGGGCGCCATGATTTCGCCAATCAGCGTCCGGTAGTCCATGCCGGCGCCCGCCGCGATGAGCACCAGGTCGCTCCAGCCGGGCGTGAGGCCGGGCAGCGGGTTGCACTCGATGAAGTAGATGCGCCCCTTGTCGTCCATGCGGAAGTCGATGCGCGCCACGTCGCGGCACCCCAGCGCCATGAACGAGTTGCGCGCCGCCGTGCGCAGCTTCTCCAGCAGCGCGGGTTCGATCTTCGCGGGCGCGTCGTAGCGGATGCGGTCCGTCCAATCCAGCTTGTGCTGGAAGCTGTAGACCGGGTTCTTCTCCGCCTTGTCCAGGAAGACGATCTCCATGGGCGGCAGCACGCGCGGGCGCCGCTCGCCCAGGAGGCCCACCGTGAACTCACGACCGCCGATGTACTCTTCAATCAGCGCGGGCTGCTGGTACTTGCCGGCGATCTCCTTCACCACGTCGCGCAGCTCCGCCTCGGAGTAGCAGACGCTCTTGGTGACGACGCCCTTGGAGCTGCCCTCCGCCACCGGCTTCACGATGAGCGGGAAGGTGGTGAACTCCTTGTTGAGGCGCTCCTTGCCCGTGACCATCAACTGGAAGTTGGGCGTGAGGATGCCCGCCTGACGGACGATCTTCTTCGCCAGCGCCTTGTCCAGCGCGAGCGACAGCGTCGCCGGGTCGCTGCCCGTGTACGGGATGTCCAGGAGCTCCAGCATCGCCGGCACCTGGCTCTCACGGTTGCGGCCCTTGAAGCCCTCCGCGATGTTGAAGACGATGTCCAACGGCGTGCTGGAGAGCACCGTGGGCAGCTCCGCCGTGGCCTCCAGGTCGATGACCTCGTGGCCCCACGACGCGATGGCCTCGCGGATGGCCTGGAGGGTGTTGGGCGAGTCGTACTCGGCCTCGCTGTCCTCCTGCACCGTCTCCGCCGTGGCGCTGGGCTTCACGCGCTTCACGTTGAAGCTGAAGCCCACGCGCAAGGGACCCGACTTGCGCGCGGGCCTGCCCTGGCGGCTCTTGTTGTCGCGGATCTTGTGGCGCTTGCCGGCGCTCTGGATGATGGAGTTGATGACCCCGTCCAGGTGCAGCCCCTCCAGCTCCGCCGCGGCGTAGATGCCCGCGCCCGGCTCCAGGCTGGGCAGCGCGTTGATCTCCAGGAAGTACGGCACGCCCGCGTCGGACACGCGGAAGTCCAGGCGGCCCAGGTCGCGGCAGTCCAGCACCTGGAGGATCTTCTGCGCCATCTTGCGGACGTCCTCGGACATCTTCGCCGGGATGTTCGCGGGGGCGCGCACGGACACGGCCTTCTCCCGGCGCGTCTTCAGCTCGTAGTCGTAGATGGCGTACTTGCGGCCCTCGGACGCCTCCGGGTCGATGACGTACTCCACCGGCGCGAGCACGCCGTCGTAGTCGTTGTCCACCGCGGCCAGGTACGGCACCGTCAAGTCGCGCCCGCTGATGTACTCCTCCACCAGCACGCCCGCCGGGTACTTCTCCAGCGCCTTCGCCACCTTCTCGCGCACCTGCTCCAGCGTCTCCGCGACGGAGTCCTGGGTGATGCCCTTGGAGGAGCCCTCGAAGTTGGGCTTCACGATGACGGGGAAGCGCAGGTTCTCCGGCTGCAGCTCGTTGAGCTTCTCCACGTACTGCCAGCCCGGCGTGCGGATGCCATGCTTGGAGAGGATGAGCTTGGTGAGCTGCTTGTCCAGCGTGAGCGCCAGCGCGTACGCGTCCGAGCCCGTGTACGCGAAGCCCAGCTCGTCGAAGAGCGCCGGGTAGAAGGCCTCACGGAAGCGGCCGCGGCGGCCCTCCGCCGTATTGAAGATGAGGTCCGGGCTGTACGCCTCCAGGCGGGCCACGGTGCGCGACGCGGGGCCGCTCACCTCGAAGCGCTCCAGGCGGTGGCCCAGCCGCTCGATGGCTCCCGCCA
The sequence above is drawn from the Corallococcus sp. NCRR genome and encodes:
- a CDS encoding D-alanine--D-alanine ligase family protein, with amino-acid sequence MRIALTYNLRLSDSEEEAEFDTQETVNTLAGAIERLGHRLERFEVSGPASRTVARLEAYSPDLIFNTAEGRRGRFREAFYPALFDELGFAYTGSDAYALALTLDKQLTKLILSKHGIRTPGWQYVEKLNELQPENLRFPVIVKPNFEGSSKGITQDSVAETLEQVREKVAKALEKYPAGVLVEEYISGRDLTVPYLAAVDNDYDGVLAPVEYVIDPEASEGRKYAIYDYELKTRREKAVSVRAPANIPAKMSEDVRKMAQKILQVLDCRDLGRLDFRVSDAGVPYFLEINALPSLEPGAGIYAAAELEGLHLDGVINSIIQSAGKRHKIRDNKSRQGRPARKSGPLRVGFSFNVKRVKPSATAETVQEDSEAEYDSPNTLQAIREAIASWGHEVIDLEATAELPTVLSSTPLDIVFNIAEGFKGRNRESQVPAMLELLDIPYTGSDPATLSLALDKALAKKIVRQAGILTPNFQLMVTGKERLNKEFTTFPLIVKPVAEGSSKGVVTKSVCYSEAELRDVVKEIAGKYQQPALIEEYIGGREFTVGLLGERRPRVLPPMEIVFLDKAEKNPVYSFQHKLDWTDRIRYDAPAKIEPALLEKLRTAARNSFMALGCRDVARIDFRMDDKGRIYFIECNPLPGLTPGWSDLVLIAAGAGMDYRTLIGEIMAPAIRRYKEREARRAQTENPAGAHAPPLNKVVQRIEEQNARANASAPAETTPSPRPELKS